The Prunus dulcis chromosome 3, ALMONDv2, whole genome shotgun sequence genome segment GACCCGGTTCACAACCCTAGTTACTCGAACGCTAAAATCGACCACGCGGTCCTTCTCGTCGTCCACCCAAACCCCACCCTCGACCACCACAACCCCCTCTCAATTCCCACAGACTCTGGCGGGCCTGCGGGCCCGCCTCGCCGCCGAGTCTCCAGTTCTGACGGACTTCGTGGAAGGCGAAGGCCCATACTCCGTCGAAGTTGGAACCAAGAAGAACCCTCTCCCCAAGCCAAAATGGATGAAGGAGTCAATTCCCGGCGGCCAAAAGTACACTCAGATCAAGAAGAAGCTCAGGGAATTGAAGCTCCACACGGTGTGCGAGGAGGCCAAGTGTCCCAACCTCGGTGAGTGCTGGTCCGGCGGCGAGACCGGCACCGCCACCGCTACGATCATGATCCTCGGTGACACGTGCACCCGCGGTTGCAGGCAAGTTGTTCGATGAAATGCGCTTGAGAGCTAGTCGCtgtgctttttttatttttgttttgatgggAGTTTTTGGTTGTGTGTTAAAATTTGTAGATTTTGTAATGTGAAGACTTCGAAGACTCCACCTCCGCCTGACCCCAATGAACCGTCGAATGTGGCGGAGGCAATCGCGTCATGGGGTTTGGATTACGTGGTGATTACTAGCGTGGACCGGGACGATTTGCCTGATCAAGGGAGTGGGCATTTTGCGGAGACTGTGCAAAAATTGAAGACGCTGAAACCCAGTATGCTAATTGAGGCTTTGGGTAtgatttttatcttttattttattttttctggaTTATGAATTTGTGTTAATAATAGTGTTTAAATTAGGATGATAAAAATCAACTCAGTATAGAATTCAGAACATTATGTTGAGTGGACTAAAGATTGCGTTTTGTATGCATAAATGAATGGTTAAGAGATTATAGCTAACGGATGTTAAACCTGGAAATTATGTGATTGCAGTTCTTTTATGTCTACACTTTTCCGGTGTTGTTTGTTTTCCATATGCGATGTTGATTTGCCATGTTGTCTTGTAGTTCCTGATTTTCGGGGAGACTCCAGCTGCGTAGAGAAAGTTGCAACATCAGGATTAGATGTTCTTGCTCACAATATTGAGACAGTTGAAGAGCTTCAGAGGGCAGTGCGGGATCATCGTGCCAATTTTAAACAATCTTTAGATGTTCTAATGATGGCCAAAGACTACGCTCCTGCTGGAACACTTACAAAGACTTCAGTAATGTTAGGTTGTGGGGAAACACCTGATCAAGTTGTGAGGACAATGGAGAAGGTGAGAGCAGCAGGTGTTGATGTGATGACATTTGGTCAATACATGCGTCCTTCGAAGCGCCATATGCCTGTATCTGAATACATTACTCCTGAAGCTTTTGAGAAGTATCGAGCTCTTGGCATGGAAATGGTATGCTTTTATCATTTTAACTAAGCTGGCTATGCTATTTGATGTTTCTTTGCAAAACaggttttctcattttctcttgtagtttggaagaagaaaaaaaatgtttgaGCACTGGTATTGAGCACAACTTATAAACAAATGATCTTCTGGCCCACCTCACATATAAATTTGTTTACAAGCACGTTAGGCAGCTTTGGTTGCTCCCAGGTCCTATACCTGGAAACCAGATCAGGGATCAGGCAAGGTACAGCTGTATCGAGCCTGGTTTTCTCTGGACGTGGTAACATCATGTTATGAATATTTTGACAACTACACAACCGAGTGTTGTGAATATATGAGTTCATACAATACCATCTCATTCTATGTAGCAGGCATATGATCACATGATCGTCTGTATCTATACCAGTTCAATCAACGGTTTATTTTGAATGTAACAGGGATTTCGATATGTGGCTTCTGGTCCCATGGTCAGGTCGTCATACAAAGCCGGTGAATTCTACATCAAATCTATGATAGAATCAGATCGGGCCACTTCTTCGCATCTTTCTGCCTCTTGATAAGTGGGTTTGTTTCCTACCTTGTCGTCTTTCGACCAAAGCGGTCTGTATTCTTTTCCATCGGCTTACTCTGTGTATTTTACAAGTGAGATTATAGAGGGCCCAAGCATACATGGTCTTGTTATGATCTCTTCCAGTTGTATGCTCAATTCATTGTAATTATCGGACACCACTCTGCTCTGCTGCTCTATTGAGGTCTTATATCATTGTGATTGTTGCTGTTAATCAGCTTATTAATAGAAAGAATAATTGATTATTCTTCAATGTCACATCCATTATACATGCTGCTCCTTTTTTCGATTTTGGATTCTCGTTCGGCACTAAACACATACGAAGCGACTGACGTGGATGGCAAGAAGCTGCCTTGCAATACAATCCTTTTACAGGCAGTGTAgttaataatatatgtttgcTTATAAGTCCCACATGTTTGGGTCTACTTGATGGCAATGGCTTTACGGCATATGCCAAAATCATTCGTCTTGTTGCAAAAGTTCACTTGAAAaccatctctctttttttatgttgtaGCTTGCAATGATCCTAGGAAGGTCTGCCAGACTGGTTGTGGGTCCTCCTCCCTCGGTCAGGCCTGAACCACCTACCTACTAGTTAGTAGTAGGACTTAGTACTGGACCTACTAGAGTCTTCTTCACGCCCATTTGTTATCCTTTCGTTTTATATTGAAGATCAGCGACTCTAGCATCTGGGGACCATATTTGATATGTTGGTGGCGCATGAGCgtcttttgcttttggcattgtttttctaaatttttgcCCGTACGAAACCTTTATGTTTTCTATCTATCTATTCCTTCCTTCTCCTAAAAAGTTTTTGTTGCTCCGTTTGGGGTTCCCTTTTCAGGTCTCTGAGAAACCATAATCATTCATTGAGCGTGCTGTGGTGAGAGAGAGGTGAATATACAGTAcacaaatatattatatatatatgtcacgTCAGCATTACCTGCAATGTAATGAGGCTTTTGCTGCATAAAGCTTTGCAACTGAAGTGTGAAGAGTGAAGAGAGTGAAGAGGGCCTCATCCTCATTAGAATGCCCAAACCAATCAATCCATCATCAATATCTCTGCCCTAAGCTCTTGGCTGTTTGAAGATAGTCTTTTAGCCTAAAGGTTAAAACCTCTGTCTCTGCGCCAGTCACTCTTTCTCTCCCCTCCCATTTATGACCGTTAAATTTTAAATCTCTCTTTCCCACCCAACCCTCCCTCACTTACTAGCCACTACCAACCACTAAAGCGCTCTGAAAATAATCCCTGCTTTCACAAAccataaaaaatcataaatgggTTGTTGTCTCGGCACCACTAAGACCCCAAACCAAGACCCTCACCACCACCCAAATGGCCCCAACAACCGCCACTTCCACGCTAGATCTTCGGTGGCGGAACCCGACCCGACCCCTATCCCGAAAACCCAGCTAAGAGCCTCGACACCGCCGCCGcctccacctcctccaccGGTTGTTGAAGAAGAGTCAGTGAAAGAGGTTCTCTCCGAAACCCCCATCTCCAAACcccaaatccccaaaataTCCCAAGACCAAAACACCCATCTGCCTCCGAAATTCCAAGGAGAGCTTCCCGATTTTCCTCCGCAACCCCAAGCAGAACCCATCCATTTTCCTCCGAATCCCCAGGCAGAGCTCACCCATTTTCCTCCGAATCTCCAGGCAGAGCTCACCCATGTTTCTCCGAAACTCCAAGTAGAGCAGCCCAAGGAGCTCTCCGAGGAGCCTTCTCAGGCTTCAGACCTTTGTGGGGTTAGCGAGAACTTCTCATTGtcaacaaccaccaccacaaccaccattACAGACGCCAGAGAAGACGAAGCTACGAGCAAGCGGAAGAGAGACGTGGGTCACAGAGACAGGGCGAGTGGGCCTTCTTCAACGACGGCACGCTGCAAGCGTCCTTACTCCGGCGAACTCGCCGGCCGGAGAGAAAAAGGAGTCAATCTTCCTGCGAGGGCGCCGGAACCTCCAATGGGGAAGAGGAATCGGACTGAAACGAGGTCGTCTCGAGGGCGAGAATCGGGTCAGCTGAGGACCATGCAGCGTGGCTCGGGGCCCACCGGAGTCAGGCGTGATGCGGTGTCGTCCCGGTCGAGGTCACCAGCTACTCGGCCGGCCGGTGGTGCTGGTCGGGCAGCTGTAGGAAGGAGCCCGGCGAAGGTGACTGGACGAGCGGCTGCCGGTGGCATTTCATCGCAGCAGGGAGCAGTGGAGAGTGAGggtaaacaaattaaaaaggaGGCGGACCCATCAAACGAAGGCGTTTCGCAGCCCCAGAAGCAGGGGAATGAGTCCCTTGAGTTGGAATGCTTCATCTTTGTCTAAGTCTGCTTTTTTACATTACTGGTTGCATTTTGTGCGAAATGTTTTTCTTGGCTTTTTTTGAAAGCATTGTGGAATTGAGCTGTTTTGCTGCATAAACATTTGCTGATAAGATAGATTAGATCAGCTTCAAATAGCAAAAGGGAagtgcttttgaaaaaatgggaaatttattttgctttaaaaaacaatgtatatatatattctctggATATGGCATCATCAGGATTGGGTTGTCTTTATCTTTGTGTGAATTAGTGTTGAGCGTCCTTGTTTTTGGGACTTTGTCTTGTGATTAATCGTGAATTAAAACCCAGTaatctttctttgttgtgtGTGGgattgcagcagcagcagcaggagCTGGCTTGCTGAGTTGTGGTTGCAAAACAAtgttcttctcctttttttcttactttattttttcaaaatattttgttcaaaaagTTGAGATTTGCAAATCGTCTAGGGATATGTACTGGACTGGAAATGGTCCTCCTCCTCGAATTGGCGGTATCTTCTCTTGGAATGGAATGGGATGGGCGGTGCGAAAGACAGAGactttttattctttccctttcattggttttggtgtaacttttttggttttggtctTGGTTTTGCATACAAATAATACAAAGGCTTCTAGTATCCCCCAGAATTTGTTTCTGCTTGTACGGTCTGCACTCAGGAACATTTGGTGATTTGGTAGgaaatttcctcttttttgtttggtaaATGTAAATCAACGTAGTCTTTCCCTcccatctttcttttttaactttaaaaGTTGAAGTGTAGATTAGACTAATTGATTAGGGCAGTGAGCTAGTTCCTTGCATCTAAGTTTGAATACCTCTTTctgtatattatattaatttttggtaatttagattattgtttgtattcaaataaaaaataaaagccttCAATTGTATAGGTTTAGTGG includes the following:
- the LOC117622947 gene encoding lipoyl synthase, mitochondrial — translated: MQTRFTTLVTRTLKSTTRSFSSSTQTPPSTTTTPSQFPQTLAGLRARLAAESPVLTDFVEGEGPYSVEVGTKKNPLPKPKWMKESIPGGQKYTQIKKKLRELKLHTVCEEAKCPNLGECWSGGETGTATATIMILGDTCTRGCRFCNVKTSKTPPPPDPNEPSNVAEAIASWGLDYVVITSVDRDDLPDQGSGHFAETVQKLKTLKPSMLIEALVPDFRGDSSCVEKVATSGLDVLAHNIETVEELQRAVRDHRANFKQSLDVLMMAKDYAPAGTLTKTSVMLGCGETPDQVVRTMEKVRAAGVDVMTFGQYMRPSKRHMPVSEYITPEAFEKYRALGMEMGFRYVASGPMVRSSYKAGEFYIKSMIESDRATSSHLSAS
- the LOC117620655 gene encoding serine/arginine repetitive matrix protein 1-like, with translation MGCCLGTTKTPNQDPHHHPNGPNNRHFHARSSVAEPDPTPIPKTQLRASTPPPPPPPPPVVEEESVKEVLSETPISKPQIPKISQDQNTHLPPKFQGELPDFPPQPQAEPIHFPPNPQAELTHFPPNLQAELTHVSPKLQVEQPKELSEEPSQASDLCGVSENFSLSTTTTTTTITDAREDEATSKRKRDVGHRDRASGPSSTTARCKRPYSGELAGRREKGVNLPARAPEPPMGKRNRTETRSSRGRESGQLRTMQRGSGPTGVRRDAVSSRSRSPATRPAGGAGRAAVGRSPAKVTGRAAAGGISSQQGAVESEGKQIKKEADPSNEGVSQPQKQGNESLELECFIFV